One window of Aspergillus oryzae RIB40 DNA, chromosome 3 genomic DNA carries:
- a CDS encoding glycoside hydrolase family 16 protein (predicted protein), which yields MGSTREKPIARLPLKQDNCKEPDWRWVSSLPLFAVLQGIACLYHVLRITVTSETGSLRRIARRADSQPYYDDSNVFMRPFRYVGILSALARIAVADEQTECNPLNATCPADPALGTEHTWWFNSTLDEKLWNMTTGVPTYTSEGAEFSIKTENGSTLLQSNFYIFFGVMEAHVKMAKGAGIISSVILQSDDLDEIDWEWVGYNTSQVQSDFFGKGNTTTSDRGGYHAVANADTEFHNYTSYWDKDRLEWWIDNELVRTVNYSEPLTVYGKNYPQTPCRVKVSNWPVGIASQSIGNIEWGGGLVNWTNLPFTMTVQRIRVQDFHSGKEYTYSGNSGSYDSINVVSGNSTAKTEINKKPAKTLAQKWDDLGKAAHIGVYCGAAAAGVLIVAGIALWCVRQRRKGRLERGLAEGPPSTAKPIEMEDYKNRWRQSDWGHRGYQAVDQ from the exons ATGGGCTCCACGCGAGAAAAGCCGATAGCTCGGCTCCCACTAAAGCAGGATAACTGCAAGGAGCCTGATTGGCGATGGGTATCCTCTTTGCCCCTTTTTGCGGTCCTCCAGGGAATAGCGTGCCTTTACCac GTCTTGCGCATTACCGTCACATCTGAAACAGGCAGTCTTCGCAGAATCGCCCGCCGAGCGGACTCCCAGCCGTACTACGACGACAGCAACGTTTTCATGCGCCCCTTTCGGTATGTCGGCATCCTGAGTGCCCTGGCCAGGATTGCGGTTGCCGACGAGCAGACTGAATGCAACCCGCTGAACGCGACATGTCCCGCGGACCCGGCGTTGGGGACAGAGCATACCTGGTGGTTCAACTCCACGCTGGATGAGAAGTTGTGGAATATGACCACCGGGGTCCCGACTTACACTTCGGAAGGGGCGGAGTTTTCGATCAAGACCGAAAACGGATCGACGCTGTTACAATCCAACTTCTACATTTTCTTCGGGGTGATGGAGGCACACGTCAAGATGGCGAAGGGCGCCGGTATCATCAGCAGTGTGATTCTCCAGTCGGACGACTTGGACGAGATCGACTGGGAATGGGTCGGATACAACACCAGTCAGGTACAATCCGACTTCTTTGGAAAGGGCAACACGACCACGAGTGACCGCGGTGGATACCATGCTGTGGCTAACGCCGATACCGAATTCCACAACTACACCTCGTACTGGGACAAGGACCGCCTGGAATGGTGGATTGATAATGAACTGGTGCGCACGGTGAACTACTCGGAACCCCTGACTGTCTATGGCAAGAATTACCCACAAACCCCGTGCCGCGTCAAAGTCAGCAATTGGCCGGTGGGCATTGCGTCTCAGTCGATTGGAAATATCGAGTGGGGCGGCGGTCTGGTGAACTGGACCAATCTCCCCTTCACCATGACGGTGCAGAGGATTCGTGTCCAGGATTTTCACTCGGGTAAAGAGTATACGTACTCAGGCAACTCGGGCTCATATGACAGCATCAACGTCGTCAG TGGAAACTCAACCGCCAAAACggagatcaacaagaagccGGCCAAGACCCTGGCTCAGAAATGGGATGACCTGGGCAAGGCGGCCCATATTGGTGTGTATTGCGGGGCTGCCGCTGCCGGGGTGCTCATCGTAGCCGGAATCGCACTGTGGTGCGTCCGACAACGTCGCAAAGGTCGTCTCGAGCGCGGCCTCGCCGAAGGTCCGCCGAGTACGGCCAAGCCCATCGAGATGGAAGACTATAAGAATCGATGGAGGCAAAGCGACTGGGGGCATCGTGGCTACCAAGCTGTTGACCAATAG
- a CDS encoding uncharacterized protein (permease of the major facilitator superfamily), producing MDSPPQDSLSEGKPVADHIEASPQKTEKIDTTRTDEAMKVLAHYTGEQSWEPSEEKRLVRKIDWRLLPVLCMTYGLQYYDKAMLSQAAIFGLRQDLGLIVGNRYSMSAAIFYLGFIVGAYPTMFLAQRYPIHHVASGIVTLWGICLILTSVCHNYQSLYAQRFFLGLLESGISPMFMMIVGGWYKKNEQALRMGIWYSCTGYVSIFSPLINYGLGHIKGSLSSWKYMYLFAGALTIFWGVCLEFLLPSDPVSARGFNERERYISVARMRTNNSGVRNTHFKMGQVVELALDIKFWLIFFTAFLAMIANAPVSTFTPIIINSFGFSTLESLLLVIPAGFYGGTMMLILPWLGYKYTSKGIRSWLVIGGQIVTTVACLLLLLLPLNETGGLLFACYILPTMGAGYAVLMGLQIGNIAGYTKRSLSSSGLYIGYCLGNFVGPLCFREQDSPRYVPGFIVTVVTSVIAAVLVFVYRFVCLYDNRRRDATGVLEGFENAYQDDLTDKTNPQFRYTV from the exons ATGGACTCCCCACCCCAGGACAGCTTGTCCGAGGGCAAGCCTGTGGCCGACCACATTGAGGCATCTCCCCAGAAGACGGAGAAAATTGACACTACACGCACCGATGAGGCGATGAAAGTTCTTGCTCATTACACTGGTGAGCAGTCCTGGGAGCCTTCGGAAGAGAAGCGATTAGTCCGGAAGATCGACTGGAGGCTTCTACCTGTACTGTGCATGACCTACGGTCTACAGTACTATGATAAGGCTATGCTGTCTCAGGCA GCAATATTCGGCCTCCGCCAGGATCTCGGCTTGATCGTTGGCAACCGATACTCCATGTCTGCGGCCATCTTCTATCTAGGGTTCATTGTCGGAGCGTACCCAACTATGTTTCTCGCGCAGCGATATCCCATCCACCACGTGGCTTCTGGGATAGTCACCCTTTGGGGTATCTGCCTTATTTTGACGTCGGTCTGTCACAATTATCAATCGTTGTATGCTCAGCGGTTTTTCTTGGGGTTGCTGGAGAGTGGAATTAGTCCGATGTTTATGATGATTGTG GGAGGTTGGTACAAAAAGAACGAACAGGCTTTGCGCATGGG AATATGGTATTCCTGCACCGGCTAcgtttccatcttctccccacTCATCAACTACGGCCTCGGCCACATCAAAGGCTCGCTATCCTCATGGAAGTACATGTACCTCTTCGCAGGAGCTCTGACTATCTTCTGGGGAGTGTGCCTCGAATTCCTTCTCCCATCCGACCCCGTCAGCGCCCGTGGCTTCAATGAACGCGAACGATACATCTCGGTCGCCAGAATGAGGACCAACAATAGCGGAGTACGCAACACGCACTTCAAAATGGGTCAGGTCGTGGAACTTGCTCTCGACATCAAGTTCTGgctgatcttcttcactGCATTCCTGGCGATGATTGCCAATGCGCCGGTTTCAACGTTTACGCCTATTATCATCAACTCGTTTGGCTTTAGTACCCTTGAGTCCCTACTCCTTGTTATCCCTGCAGGGTTCTACGGAGGCACGATGATGTTGATACTGCCGTGGCTTGGGTATAAGTACACGTCCAAGGGTATCCGCTCGTGGCTGGTTATTGGAGGCCAGATTGTTACTACGGTTGCTTGTCTACTGCTACTGCTACTGCCGCTTAATGAGACTGGTGGGCTACTTTTCGCGTGCTATATCCTCCCGACCATGGGCGCTGGATATGCAGTGCTTATGGGTCTTCAAATTGGTAATATCGCAGGATACACAAAACGTTCTCTGTCCTCGTCTGGCCTCTACATTGGCTATTGTCTCG GCAACTTTGTCGGGCCACTTTGCTTCAGAGAGCAGGATTCCCCGCGATATGTTCCAGGTTTTATTGTCACGGTTGTGACTTCTGTCATTGCGGCCGTGCTTGTGTTCGTCTATCGATTTGTCTGTCTCTATGATAATCGCCGGAGGGATGCGACGGGTGTGCTTGAGGGATTCGAGAATGCGTATCAGGATGATTTGACTGATAAGACT AATCCTCAATTCCGATATACCGTCTAG
- a CDS encoding CVNH domain-containing protein (predicted protein), whose translation MAGNFYESAEAVRLDGPVLFARLRNVDGGWEDAEIDLNEFIGNVDGQFVWDEPNFFETAAEVEFNFEGDDNVPILRAQLRDREGQWVPADINLGERLININGHFEFQYVSCTDLYILRPNY comes from the exons ATGGCCGGAAACTTCTACGAGTCCGCTGAGGCTGTCCGTCTTGATGGGCCCGTCCTCTTTGCTCGCCTTCGCAATGTTGACGGCGGATGGGAGGACGCTGAAATTGATTTGAACGAATTCATTGGTAACGTTGACG GCCAGTTTGTGTGGGACGAACCAAACTTTTTTGAGACTGCTGCGGAAGTCGAGTTCAATTTCGAAGGAGATGACAACGTGCCCATCCTCCGTGCCCAGCTGCGGGACAGGGAGGGACAGTGGGTGCCAGCTGATATCAACTTGGGTGAAAGGCTTATCAACATCAATGGTCACTTCGAGTTCCAATATGTAAGTTGTACCGACTTGTACATTTTGCGTCCCAATTACTAA
- a CDS encoding uncharacterized protein (predicted protein): protein MLESSASTYVVLKVYVTGQARAHVRELRIYKQMNEVETNYPGRNFIRKLLDHFDIEGPHGRHVCLVHEPHGTSADFLVKMFPGHAMTLDDMKPGIRQLLIALDFLHSGPNTVADLQLKNLLLPGPETSYLSRFEEAEVADPSPRKALKDRTIYKSLGFPPKGGLPILADFGEARLGDQEHNEDIMPNVYRAPEVILRSNWGYKVDIWSVAMVLSHSDQWQKPRWPSTARIPETETPQGRQRRVLAVAPDGLAVEPRGPTDGVGTPIRRVADEGARGMRRGTSK from the exons ATGCTGGAATCCAGTGCCTCAACATATGTTGTTTTGAAAGTTTACGTGACGGGCCAAGCCCGTGCGCACGTGCGAGAACTGCGCATCTACAAGCAGATGAATGAGGTAGAAACAAATTACCCTGGCAGAAACTTTATTCGCAAACTCCTCGACCATTTTGATATCGAGGGCCCTCATGGCCGCCACGTTTGTCTTGTTCACGAGCCTCACGGCACGAGCGCGGACTttctggtgaagatgttTCCTGGGCACGCAATGACCCTTGATGACATGAAGCCAGGTATTCGACAGCTACTTATCGCCTTAGATTTCCTGCACTCGGG GCCTAACACTGTCGCAGATCTTCAGTTGAAGAACTTACTACTTCCGGGACCAGAGACAAGCTATCTTTCCCGatttgaagaagccgaagttGCAGACCCATCCCCTAGAAAGGCGCTCAAAGACCGAACAATCTACAAGTCTTTAGGCTTCCCTCCAAAGGGTGGACTGCCAATTCTCGCAGATTTTGGCGAAGCTCGATTGGGCGACCAAGAGcacaatgaagatattatgCCAAATGTTTATAGAGCTCCTGAAGTAATTTTAAGATCAAACTGGGGTTACAAGGTGGATATATGGAGTGTTGCCATGGTC CTCTCGCACTCTGATCAATGGCAGAAACCCAGATG GCCCTCCACCGCCCGAATTCCGGAAACAGAGACACCTCA GggaagacaaagaagggtTCTTGCGGTGGCTCCGGATGGCCTTGCAGTGGAGCCCCGAGGACCGACCGACGGCGTTGGAACTCCTATACGACGAGTGGCTGATGAAGGGGCTAGGGGAATGAGGCGAGGGACAAGCAAATAG